In Halobaculum limi, one DNA window encodes the following:
- a CDS encoding inorganic phosphate transporter, which translates to MVAVGTLATLLVAALASLFMAWAIGAGSSGSTPFAPAVGANAISVMRAGLVVGVLGFAGAVLQGANVTEAVGTSLIDGVTITAAAAIVGLITAAVLVAIGVFAGYPIATAFTVTGAVVGVGLALGGDPAWAKYREIVSLWVAVPFVGGSIAYATARLLRSKHVSEQVAVPTLAGLVAAIVANIGFTVLGPPGVQRSAAGALGRLLPIDPIAGVDSGRVLVTLAFAIVVALLLFQDMLRDEARGQRRFLLALGGLVAFSAGGSQVGLAIGPLVPLLGGESAAVQIPLIAVLVGGGLGLLAGSWTGAPRMIKALAQDYSSLGPRRSIAALIPSFAIAQTAVAFGIPVSFNEIIVSAIIGSGYAAGGAGVSTRKMIYTVLAWIGSLALALGVGYGAFTVVDAVL; encoded by the coding sequence ATGGTCGCAGTCGGCACCCTCGCCACGCTTCTCGTCGCCGCGCTCGCGTCGTTGTTCATGGCGTGGGCCATCGGCGCTGGCTCTTCGGGGTCGACGCCGTTCGCCCCCGCCGTCGGCGCGAACGCTATCTCGGTGATGCGCGCCGGCCTCGTCGTCGGCGTCCTCGGCTTCGCCGGGGCCGTTCTCCAGGGTGCCAACGTCACCGAGGCGGTCGGCACGTCGCTCATCGACGGCGTCACCATCACCGCCGCCGCCGCCATCGTCGGCCTGATCACGGCCGCGGTGCTGGTCGCAATCGGCGTGTTCGCGGGCTACCCCATCGCCACGGCGTTCACCGTCACCGGCGCGGTCGTCGGCGTCGGCCTCGCCCTCGGCGGCGACCCCGCGTGGGCGAAGTACCGCGAAATCGTCTCGCTGTGGGTCGCCGTCCCGTTCGTCGGTGGCTCTATCGCGTACGCCACCGCACGCCTGCTTCGCTCGAAACACGTCTCCGAGCAAGTCGCCGTCCCGACGCTCGCAGGTTTGGTCGCCGCTATCGTCGCCAACATCGGCTTCACCGTCCTGGGACCGCCGGGCGTCCAGCGGTCGGCCGCGGGTGCGCTGGGGCGACTCCTGCCCATCGATCCAATTGCGGGCGTCGACAGCGGGCGTGTGCTCGTGACGCTGGCGTTCGCCATCGTCGTCGCACTCCTCCTGTTTCAGGATATGCTCCGTGACGAGGCGCGTGGCCAACGCCGATTCCTCCTGGCGCTCGGCGGCCTCGTCGCCTTCTCGGCGGGTGGGTCGCAGGTCGGCCTCGCTATCGGGCCGCTTGTTCCCCTCCTCGGCGGCGAGAGCGCGGCCGTCCAGATTCCGCTCATCGCCGTCCTCGTCGGCGGCGGCCTCGGTCTCCTCGCGGGGTCGTGGACCGGTGCACCCCGGATGATCAAAGCGCTCGCACAGGACTACTCCTCACTGGGGCCGCGGCGCTCTATCGCCGCGCTCATCCCCAGTTTCGCGATCGCACAGACCGCCGTCGCGTTCGGTATCCCCGTCTCGTTCAACGAGATCATCGTGAGCGCGATCATCGGGTCGGGGTACGCCGCCGGTGGCGCGGGTGTGAGCACCCGGAAGATGATCTACACAGTCCTCGCGTGGATCGGATCGCTCGCGCTCGCACTCGGCGTCGGCTACGGCGCGTTCACCGTCGTCGACGCGGTGTTGTAA
- a CDS encoding HalOD1 output domain-containing protein, which produces MSTTPTQTMTEAVLAAVAEHKGVDQRALDPPLYEVIRPEALDRLFADTKGEVTFEYLDTVVTVDADRNVSVQPLNVPHP; this is translated from the coding sequence ATGAGTACGACACCAACACAGACGATGACGGAAGCCGTCCTCGCGGCGGTCGCAGAGCACAAAGGCGTCGACCAACGTGCGCTCGACCCGCCGTTGTACGAGGTAATCCGCCCGGAGGCGCTCGACCGACTGTTCGCTGATACCAAGGGCGAAGTGACGTTCGAGTACCTCGACACCGTCGTGACGGTCGACGCCGACCGGAACGTGTCGGTGCAACCACTCAACGTCCCGCACCCGTAA